One window of Opisthocomus hoazin isolate bOpiHoa1 chromosome 13, bOpiHoa1.hap1, whole genome shotgun sequence genomic DNA carries:
- the TRPV4 gene encoding transient receptor potential cation channel subfamily V member 4, whose amino-acid sequence MADAEDPPRDAGEGAGDDGSLQNDSFPLSSLANLFESEDTPSPAEAARGPPGAGDGKQNLRMKFHGAFRKGAPKPMELLEATIYESAVVPAPKKAPMDSLFDYGTYRHRPSENKRWRRRVAEKQAPGTKGPAPTPPPVLKVFNRPILFDIVSRGSPAGLDGLLSFLLTHKKRLTDEEFREPSTGKTCLPKALLNLSGGRNDTIPLLLDIAEKTGNMREFINSPFRDVYYRGQTALHIAIERRCKHYVELLVEKGADVHAQARGRFFQPKDEGGYFYFGELPLSLAACTNQPHIVHYLTENGRKQADLRRQDSRGNTVLHALVAIADNTRENTRFVTKMYDLLLVKCAKLFPDTNLEALLNNDGLSPLMMAAKTGKIGIFQHIIRREIVDEDARHLSRKFKDWAYGPVYSSLYDLSSLDTCGEEVSVLEILVYNSKIENRHEMLAVEPINELLRDKWRKFGAVSFYISVVSYLCAMVIFTLVAYYRPMEGPPPYPYTTTADYLRLAGEVVTLLTGILFFFTNIKDLFMKKCPGVNSFFIDGSFQLLYFIYSVLVIVTAGLYLGGVEAYLAVMVFALVLGWMNALYFTRGLKLTGTYSIMIQKILFKDLFRFLLVYLLFMIGYASALVSLLNPCPSSESCSEEQSNCTVPTYPSCRDSQTFSTFLLDLFKLTIGMGDLEMLESAKYPGVFIILLVTYIILTFVLLLNMLIALMGETVGQVSKESKHIWKLQWATTILDIERSFPVFLRRAFRSGEMVTVGKGTDGTPDRRWCFRVDEVNWSHWNQNLGIISEDPGKSDTYQYYGFSHTVGRLRRDRWSTVVPRVVELNKSCQPEEVVVPLGTAGTAEPRERRHGQASSSPL is encoded by the exons ATGGCAGACGCCGAAGACCCCCCACGCGATgccggggagggcgcgggggacgaCGGGTCCCTGCAGAACGACTCCTTCCCGCTCTCCTCGCTGGCCAACCTGTTTGAGAGCGAGGACACCCCGTCCCCCGCCGAGgcagcccggggaccccccggTGCCGGGGACGGAAAGCAAAACCTCCGCATGAAATTCCACGGCGCCTTCCGGAAAGGCGCCCCGAAACCCATGGAGCTGCTGGAAGCCACCATCTATGAGTCGGCGGTGGTCCCCGCGCCCAAGAAAGCCCCCATGGACTCTCTCTTCGACTACGGCACCTACCGGCACCGCCCCAGCGAGAACAAGCGCTGGCGCAGGAGGGTCGCCGA GAagcaggcgccgggcacgaaggggccagctcccaccccacccccagtcCTCAAGGTCTTCAACAGACCCATCCTCTTCGACATCGTCTCGCGGGGGTCCCCAGCCGGCCTGGACgggctcctctccttcctcctcacccacAAGAAGCGCCTGACGGATGAGGAGTTTCGGG AGCCCTCCACGGGGAAGACCTgcctgcccaaggcactgctcaacCTGAGCGGGGGCAGGAACGACACCATCCCCCTCCTCCTCGACATCGCCGAGAAGACGGGCAACATGCGGGAGTTCATCAACTCGCCCTTCAGGGACGTCTACTACCgag GTCAGACAGCCCTGCACATCGCCATCGAGCGCCGGTGCAAGCACTACGTGGAGCTGCTGGTGGAGAAGGGAGCGGACGTGCACGCCCAGGCCCGCGGCCGCTTCTTCCAGCCCAAGGACGAGGGTGGCTACTTCTACTTCG GAGAGCTGCCCCTCTCGCTGGCCGCCTGCACCAACCAGCCCCACATCGTGCACTACCTGACGGAGAACGGGCGCAAGCAGGCGGACCTGCGGCGCCAGGACTCGCGCGGCAACACCGTGCTGCACGCCCTGGTCGCCATCGCCGACAACACCCGCGAGAACACCCGGTTCGTCACCAAGATGTACGACCTGCTCCTCGTCAAGTGCGCCAAGCTCTTCCCCGACACCAACCTGGAGGCTCTGCTCAACAACGATGGCCTCTCCCCGCTCATGATGGCTGCCAAGACCGGCAAGATCGGG ATCTTCCAGCACATCATCCGGCGGGAGATCGTGGACGAGGACGCCCGGCACCTCTCGCGGAAGTTCAAGGACTGGGCGTACGGCCCCGTCTACTCCTCCCTCTACGACCTCTCCTCGCTGGACACCTGCGGCGAGGAGGTCTCCGTGCTGGAGATCCTCGTCTACAACAGCAAGATCGAG AACCGCCACGAGATGTTGGCCGTGGAGCCCATCAACGAGCTGCTGCGCGACAAGTGGCGCAAGTTCGGGGCCGTCTCCTTCTACATCAGCGTGGTCTCCTACCTCTGCGCCATGGTCATCTTCACCCTCGTCGCCTACTACCGCCCCATGGAAGGCCCC cccccctACCCGTACACCACCACCGCCGACTACCTGCGCCTGGCCGGGGAGGTCGTCACCCTGCTCACCGGCATCCTCTTCTTCTTCACCAAC ATCAAAGATCTGTTCATGAAGAAGTGCCCAGGTGTGAACTCCTTCTTCATAGACggctccttccagctgctcta CTTCATCTACTCGGTGCTGGTGATCGTCACGGCGGGGCTGTACCTGGGCGGCGTCGAGGCGTACCTGGCCGTCATGGTCTTCgcgctggtcctgggctggatgaaCGCGCTGTACTTCACCCGAGGGCTGAAGCTGACTGGGACCTACAGCATCATGATCCAGAAG ATCCTCTTCAAAGACCTTTTCCGCTTCCTCCTGGTCTACTTGCTCTTCATGATCGGCTACGCGTCAG ctctgGTGTCCCTCCTCAACCCATGTCCCAGCAGCGAGTCCTGCAGCGAGGAGCAGTCCAACTGCACGGTGCCCACCTACCCCTCGTGCCGGGACAGCCAGACCTTCAGCACCTTCCTGCTCGACCTCTTCAAGCTCACCATCGGCATGGGCGACCTGGAGATGCTCGAGAGCGCCAAGTACCCCGGCGTCTTCATCATCCTCCTCGTGACCTACATCATCCTCACCTTCGTGCTCCTCCTCAACATGCTCATCGCCCTCATGGGCGAGACCGTGGGCCAAGTCTCCAAGGAGAGCAAGCACATCTGGAAGCTGCAG TGGGCCACCACCATCCTGGACATCGAGCGCTCCTTCCCAGTGTTCCTGCGGAGAGCCTTCCGCTCGGGGGAGATGGTCACCGTGGGGAAGGGCACCGATGGGACGCCCGACCGCCGCTGGTGCTTCAG GGTGGATGAGGTGAACTGGTCCCACTGGAACCAGAACCTGGGCATCATCAGCGAGGACCCGGGCAAGAGCGACACGTACCAGTACTACGGCTTCTCCCACACCGTGGGCCGGCTGCGGAGAG ATCGCTGGTCGACCGTGGTGCCGCGCGTGGTGGAGCTCAACAAGAGCTGCCAGCCGGAGGAGGTGGTGGTCCCGCTGGGGACCGCGGGGACGGCAGAGCCACGGGAGCGGCGGCACGGCCAGGCCTCGAGCTCCCCGCTCTAG